A portion of the Pseudomonas koreensis genome contains these proteins:
- a CDS encoding DUF1653 domain-containing protein, protein MPIQPGLYQHYKGPQYRVFSVARHSETEEEVVFYQALYGDYGFWVRPLSMFVESVEVDGEQVPRFALVQAEPSLFAKV, encoded by the coding sequence ATGCCGATACAACCTGGGCTCTACCAACATTACAAAGGTCCGCAATACCGTGTATTCAGTGTTGCGCGGCATTCCGAAACCGAAGAAGAAGTGGTCTTTTACCAAGCCCTGTATGGCGATTACGGCTTTTGGGTGCGCCCGCTGAGCATGTTCGTCGAGTCGGTCGAGGTTGACGGCGAGCAGGTGCCGCGCTTTGCTTTGGTGCAAGCCGAACCGAGCCTTTTTGCCAAGGTTTGA
- the fadA gene encoding acetyl-CoA C-acyltransferase FadA — protein MSLNPRDVVIVDFGRTPMGRSKGGMHRNTRAEDMSAHLISKLLERNSKVDPAEVEDVIWGCVNQTLEQGWNIARMASLMTQIPHTSAGQTVSRLCGSSMSALHTAAQAIMTGNGDVFVVGGVEHMGHVSMMHGVDPNPHMSLYAAKASGMMGLTAEMLGKMHGITREQQDAFGVRSHQLAHKATVEGKFKDEIIPMQGYDENGFLKLYDYDETIRPETTLESLAALKPAFNPKGGTVTAGTSSQITDGASCMIVMSAQRAQDLGIQPMAVIRSMAVAGVDPAIMGYGPVPATQKALKRAGLGINDIDFFELNEAFAAQALPVLKDLKVLDKMNEKVNLHGGAIALGHPFGCSGARISGTLLNVMKQNSGTFGVATMCIGLGQGISTVFERV, from the coding sequence ATGAGCTTGAATCCTAGAGACGTCGTGATTGTCGACTTCGGTCGTACTCCGATGGGCCGCTCCAAGGGCGGCATGCACCGCAACACCCGCGCTGAAGACATGTCGGCGCACCTGATCAGCAAACTGCTGGAACGCAACAGCAAGGTCGACCCGGCGGAAGTCGAGGACGTGATCTGGGGCTGCGTCAACCAGACCCTGGAGCAGGGCTGGAACATCGCGCGCATGGCGTCGCTGATGACCCAGATCCCGCACACCTCGGCCGGCCAGACCGTCAGCCGCCTGTGTGGCTCGTCGATGAGCGCGCTGCACACCGCTGCACAAGCGATCATGACCGGCAACGGTGACGTGTTCGTGGTTGGTGGCGTCGAGCACATGGGCCACGTGAGCATGATGCACGGTGTCGATCCGAACCCGCACATGTCGCTGTACGCGGCGAAAGCCTCGGGCATGATGGGCCTGACCGCTGAAATGCTCGGCAAGATGCACGGCATTACCCGTGAGCAGCAGGACGCGTTTGGCGTGCGTTCCCACCAGTTGGCCCACAAGGCAACCGTGGAAGGCAAGTTCAAAGACGAAATCATCCCGATGCAGGGTTACGACGAGAACGGTTTCCTGAAACTGTACGACTATGACGAAACCATTCGTCCGGAAACTACCCTGGAAAGTCTGGCGGCGCTCAAGCCGGCATTCAATCCGAAGGGCGGCACCGTGACCGCGGGCACTTCGTCGCAGATCACCGATGGTGCCTCGTGCATGATCGTGATGTCGGCGCAACGTGCACAGGACCTGGGTATCCAGCCGATGGCGGTGATCCGTTCGATGGCAGTGGCGGGTGTGGACCCGGCAATCATGGGCTATGGTCCAGTGCCGGCGACACAAAAAGCCCTGAAGCGTGCGGGCCTCGGCATCAACGATATCGACTTCTTCGAGCTCAACGAAGCTTTCGCCGCACAGGCTCTGCCGGTGCTGAAAGATCTGAAAGTGCTCGACAAGATGAACGAGAAGGTTAACCTGCACGGCGGCGCGATCGCCTTGGGTCACCCGTTCGGTTGCTCCGGTGCGCGTATTTCCGGCACCCTGCTGAACGTGATGAAGCAGAATAGCGGCACCTTCGGGGTGGCCACTATGTGCATTGGTCTCGGCCAAGGCATCTCCACCGTCTTCGAACGCGTTTAA
- the topA gene encoding type I DNA topoisomerase → MGKSLVIVESPAKAKTINKYLGNQYVVKSSIGHIRDLPTSGSASASKEPAAKRGKAAAGEGPVLSPKDKARKQLVSRMGVDPEHGWKAQYEILPGKEKVIEELRRLAKDADTIYLATDLDREGEAIAWHLREAIGGDDSRYKRVVFNEITKKAIQEAFSEPGELDIDRVNAQQARRFLDRVVGYMVSPLLWAKIARGLSAGRVQSVAVKLVVEREREIRAFNPEEYWEVHADLGTAKGSTVRFEVAREKGEAFKPLNEAQAMAALEKLKASSYSIVKREDKPTSSKPSAPFITSTLQQAASNRLGFGVKKTMMMAQRLYEAGYITYMRTDSTNLSADAVAMARTYIEDEFGRKYLPETPNVYSSKEGAQEAHEAIRPSDANTTPSKLAGMERDAERLYELIWRQFLACQMLPAQYLSTTVSVGAGDFELRAKGRILKFDGYTRVMPQIAKPGDDDVLPDMAQGDVMKLIKLDPSQHFTKPPARYSEASLVKEMEKRGIGRPSTYAAIISTIQDRGYVTLHNRRFYSEKMGDIVTERLSESFSNLMDYGFTAGMEENLDDVAQGERDWKNVLDEFYGDFKKKLEVAENPDSGMRANQPVMTDIPCTTCGRPMQIRTASTGVFLGCSGYSLPPKERCKATVNLVPGDEIAADDEGESESLVLRGKHRCPICSTAMDAYLLDEKRKLHICGNNPDCAGYEIEEGSYRIKGYEGPSLECDKCGSEMQLKTGRFGKFFGCTNPECKNTRKLLKSGDAAPPKMDPVKMPELKCEKVNDTYILRDGASGLFLAASQFPKNRETRAPLVIEILPHKDEIDPKYHFLCEAPQKDPDGLPAVIRYSRKTKEQYVQTEVDGKPTGWKAYYDGGKWTVEDKRSAKAKAE, encoded by the coding sequence ATGGGCAAATCGCTGGTCATTGTGGAATCCCCGGCTAAGGCCAAGACCATCAACAAGTATCTGGGTAACCAATACGTGGTGAAGTCGAGTATCGGCCATATCCGAGACCTGCCCACCAGCGGTTCGGCTAGCGCCAGCAAAGAGCCAGCCGCCAAGCGTGGCAAGGCCGCTGCGGGCGAAGGTCCAGTGCTCTCGCCGAAAGACAAAGCGCGCAAGCAGCTGGTCTCGCGCATGGGCGTCGATCCCGAGCACGGCTGGAAAGCCCAGTACGAGATCCTTCCAGGCAAAGAGAAAGTGATCGAAGAGCTGCGCCGGCTCGCCAAGGATGCTGACACCATCTATCTCGCAACCGACTTGGATCGCGAGGGGGAAGCCATTGCCTGGCACCTGCGCGAAGCCATCGGTGGTGACGACAGCCGTTACAAGCGCGTGGTGTTCAACGAAATCACCAAAAAGGCGATTCAGGAAGCCTTCTCCGAGCCCGGCGAGCTGGACATCGATCGTGTCAACGCCCAGCAGGCGCGTCGCTTCCTCGATCGCGTCGTCGGCTATATGGTGTCGCCGCTGCTGTGGGCGAAGATCGCCCGTGGTCTGTCTGCTGGTCGTGTGCAATCGGTAGCCGTGAAACTGGTGGTCGAGCGTGAGCGCGAAATTCGTGCCTTCAACCCTGAAGAATACTGGGAAGTGCATGCTGATCTGGGCACTGCCAAAGGCTCGACCGTGCGTTTCGAGGTCGCTCGCGAAAAAGGCGAAGCCTTCAAGCCGCTGAACGAAGCTCAGGCCATGGCCGCGCTGGAGAAGCTCAAGGCGTCCAGCTACAGCATCGTCAAGCGCGAAGACAAGCCGACCAGCAGCAAGCCGTCGGCGCCGTTCATCACGTCGACCTTGCAGCAGGCTGCGAGCAACCGTCTCGGTTTCGGCGTGAAGAAAACCATGATGATGGCCCAGCGTCTGTACGAAGCGGGCTACATCACTTACATGCGTACCGACTCGACCAATCTCTCGGCCGACGCCGTAGCGATGGCACGCACTTACATCGAAGACGAGTTCGGCAGGAAGTACCTGCCGGAAACGCCGAACGTTTACAGCAGCAAGGAAGGCGCGCAAGAGGCTCACGAAGCGATTCGTCCGTCCGACGCCAACACCACGCCGAGCAAGCTGGCGGGTATGGAGCGCGATGCCGAGCGTCTGTACGAGCTGATCTGGCGCCAGTTCCTCGCCTGCCAGATGCTGCCGGCGCAGTACCTGTCGACCACCGTCAGCGTAGGCGCTGGCGACTTCGAGCTGCGCGCCAAGGGCCGTATCCTCAAGTTCGACGGTTACACCCGTGTAATGCCGCAGATCGCCAAGCCTGGCGATGACGATGTACTGCCGGATATGGCGCAAGGCGATGTGATGAAGCTGATCAAGCTCGATCCATCGCAGCATTTCACCAAGCCACCGGCGCGTTATTCCGAAGCCAGTCTGGTCAAGGAAATGGAAAAACGCGGCATCGGTCGTCCTTCGACCTACGCTGCGATCATTTCGACCATTCAGGATCGCGGTTACGTCACGCTGCACAACCGTCGTTTCTATTCGGAAAAGATGGGCGACATCGTCACTGAGCGACTCTCGGAAAGTTTCTCCAATCTCATGGACTACGGCTTCACCGCCGGCATGGAAGAGAACCTCGATGACGTGGCGCAGGGCGAGCGCGACTGGAAAAACGTACTGGACGAGTTCTACGGCGACTTCAAGAAGAAGCTCGAGGTGGCGGAAAACCCGGACAGCGGCATGCGTGCCAACCAGCCAGTCATGACCGACATTCCGTGCACTACCTGCGGTCGTCCGATGCAGATTCGTACTGCCTCGACTGGCGTGTTCCTCGGCTGCTCTGGCTACAGCCTGCCGCCGAAGGAGCGCTGCAAGGCCACGGTCAACCTGGTGCCGGGCGATGAAATCGCCGCGGACGACGAGGGTGAATCGGAATCGCTGGTACTGCGCGGCAAGCATCGCTGCCCAATCTGCAGCACCGCGATGGATGCCTATCTGCTGGACGAAAAGCGCAAGTTGCACATCTGCGGCAACAACCCGGATTGCGCCGGTTATGAAATCGAAGAAGGCAGTTATCGCATCAAGGGCTATGAAGGTCCTAGTCTGGAATGCGACAAATGCGGCAGTGAGATGCAGCTCAAGACCGGTCGTTTCGGCAAGTTCTTCGGCTGCACCAACCCGGAGTGCAAAAACACCCGCAAACTGCTGAAGAGCGGTGACGCAGCGCCACCGAAGATGGATCCGGTGAAGATGCCTGAGCTTAAATGCGAAAAGGTCAACGACACCTACATCCTGCGCGACGGCGCATCCGGTTTGTTCCTGGCCGCCAGTCAGTTCCCGAAAAACCGCGAGACCCGTGCTCCGCTGGTGATCGAGATTCTGCCGCACAAGGACGAGATCGATCCGAAGTACCACTTCCTGTGCGAAGCTCCGCAGAAGGATCCTGACGGTCTGCCGGCGGTCATCCGCTACAGCCGCAAGACCAAGGAGCAATACGTGCAGACCGAAGTCGACGGCAAGCCTACAGGCTGGAAAGCGTATTACGACGGTGGCAAGTGGACAGTTGAAGACAAGCGCAGCGCGAAGGCCAAGGCTGAGTAA
- a CDS encoding DUF6586 family protein has product MAHELYTRTNQKIYFAGLSLEALARAEEGRAMNSLALIQAGRESALFHLYGALLGLCHEIAGFYRLPQANSPRAEELLKQEVLESIAIPELAEMVELAGNSETWLAKLLAAHAALFQPPRVPRKPKGDVTQPLIQAINLDEEEASEELTREELESWRQSLKGLAIRFREGLNEC; this is encoded by the coding sequence ATGGCCCACGAACTCTATACCCGCACCAACCAGAAAATCTATTTCGCCGGCCTGTCACTGGAAGCTCTGGCTCGTGCAGAAGAAGGGCGGGCGATGAATTCTCTGGCGCTGATTCAGGCCGGGCGTGAGTCGGCGTTGTTCCACCTCTACGGCGCACTGCTGGGTCTGTGTCATGAGATTGCCGGCTTTTACCGGCTGCCGCAGGCCAATTCGCCGAGGGCGGAGGAGTTGCTGAAGCAGGAAGTCCTGGAATCGATCGCTATCCCGGAGCTCGCAGAAATGGTCGAGCTGGCCGGGAACTCGGAAACCTGGCTGGCCAAACTGCTGGCGGCGCACGCGGCACTGTTTCAACCTCCCAGGGTGCCACGCAAGCCGAAAGGCGACGTGACACAGCCGCTGATTCAGGCCATCAACCTGGATGAAGAAGAGGCGTCAGAAGAGCTGACTCGAGAGGAGCTGGAGAGCTGGCGACAGAGCCTCAAAGGCTTGGCCATCAGATTCCGTGAAGGCTTGAACGAGTGCTGA